In a single window of the Azospirillum thiophilum genome:
- a CDS encoding AI-2E family transporter codes for MAEDTARRLQARPIAVTKAAPPVSIQTILLIITLIVVTLYLAADILMPIALAVLLSFVLTPIVSRLQRWRLGRIPSVLAVVVLLFVAVIGFGAVVGSQLGDLADNLPTYQRNIHTKIEALRTATASTGDRGALKQATDAFRDLQQELERAAGAEPPASAPTSAGAAPGATPSNAPRNAGPNAPAPRREPVPVRLDQSDSGVFDLMGRVLGPAMTPIAMAGMVLVFTIFMLLQREDLRDRMIRLVGSGDLSRTTEAMNDAGQRVSRYLLMQVVVNVTYGFPIGVGLWLLGVPNPLLWGMLATVLRFIPFLGPVIASAFPILLSFAVDSGWTLPLLCIALFVAVELFSNNVVEPWLYGSATGLSSLAIIVAAVVWTTLWGPVGLLLATPLTVCLVVLGRHVPQLHFLEVMLGDRPVLPDEAKIYQRLLARDPVEATEIAEERLGRSSPVEVADGLLLPVLSLAEQDRQRGTLNPDGRQAVAEGMAGLLDELAETAAPAEGAPRILCVGARNNLDEAAAGLLAYLLTGRGLRADVIPCEKVTIRAIASLGTGGVDAIVLSSLNPSALGHARRLLRRLRLHFGPHVPILLCLWSAHPEAEVPQRASAETDANLVATGMAGALEQLEELGLTASGPALPAPGEA; via the coding sequence ATGGCCGAGGACACCGCCCGCCGGCTCCAGGCACGTCCCATCGCGGTGACGAAGGCGGCGCCGCCCGTCTCCATCCAGACGATCCTGCTGATCATCACCCTGATCGTGGTGACGCTGTATCTGGCGGCCGACATCCTGATGCCGATCGCGCTGGCGGTGCTGCTCAGCTTCGTGCTGACCCCCATCGTCAGCCGGTTGCAGCGCTGGCGGCTCGGCCGGATCCCGTCGGTGCTGGCGGTGGTGGTTCTGCTGTTCGTGGCGGTCATCGGCTTCGGCGCGGTGGTGGGCAGCCAGCTCGGCGATCTGGCCGACAATCTGCCGACCTACCAGCGCAACATCCACACCAAGATCGAGGCGCTGCGCACCGCCACCGCCTCGACCGGCGACCGCGGCGCATTGAAACAGGCGACCGACGCCTTCCGCGACCTGCAGCAGGAGCTGGAGCGCGCCGCCGGCGCCGAACCGCCCGCATCCGCCCCGACATCGGCTGGCGCCGCCCCCGGCGCCACCCCTTCCAACGCGCCGCGGAACGCCGGCCCGAACGCCCCGGCCCCACGGCGCGAGCCGGTTCCGGTGCGCCTCGACCAGTCCGACAGCGGCGTGTTCGACCTGATGGGCCGGGTGCTGGGTCCGGCGATGACGCCCATCGCCATGGCGGGCATGGTGCTGGTCTTCACCATCTTCATGCTGTTGCAGCGCGAGGATCTGCGCGACCGGATGATCCGGCTGGTCGGCTCGGGCGACCTCAGCCGGACGACCGAGGCGATGAACGATGCCGGCCAGCGGGTCAGCCGTTACCTGCTGATGCAGGTGGTGGTGAACGTCACCTACGGCTTTCCGATCGGGGTCGGCCTCTGGCTGCTGGGCGTGCCGAATCCGCTGCTGTGGGGCATGCTGGCGACGGTCCTGCGCTTCATCCCCTTCCTCGGGCCGGTGATCGCGTCGGCCTTTCCCATCCTGCTGTCCTTCGCGGTCGACAGCGGCTGGACCCTGCCGTTGCTGTGCATCGCCCTGTTCGTCGCGGTAGAGCTGTTCTCCAACAACGTGGTCGAGCCCTGGCTCTACGGCTCGGCGACCGGCCTGTCCTCGCTCGCCATCATCGTGGCGGCGGTGGTGTGGACGACGCTGTGGGGGCCGGTCGGCCTGCTGCTGGCGACGCCGCTGACGGTCTGTCTGGTGGTGCTCGGCCGCCATGTGCCGCAGCTGCATTTCCTGGAGGTGATGCTGGGCGACCGCCCCGTGCTGCCCGACGAGGCGAAGATCTACCAGCGCCTGCTCGCCCGCGATCCGGTCGAGGCGACGGAGATCGCGGAGGAACGGCTTGGCCGCTCCAGCCCGGTCGAGGTGGCGGACGGCCTGCTGCTGCCCGTCCTGTCGCTGGCCGAGCAGGACCGCCAGCGCGGCACGCTGAACCCGGACGGGCGGCAGGCGGTGGCCGAGGGGATGGCCGGCCTGCTGGACGAGCTGGCGGAAACCGCCGCCCCGGCGGAGGGGGCGCCGCGCATTCTCTGCGTCGGCGCCCGCAACAATCTGGACGAGGCGGCGGCCGGGTTGCTGGCCTATCTGCTGACCGGGCGCGGCCTGCGGGCCGACGTCATCCCGTGCGAGAAGGTGACGATCCGCGCCATCGCCAGCCTGGGCACCGGCGGCGTGGATGCGATCGTGCTGTCGTCGCTGAACCCGTCGGCGCTCGGCCATGCCCGCCGCCTGCTTCGTCGCCTGCGCCTGCATTTCGGCCCGCATGTGCCGATCCTGCTCTGCCTGTGGAGCGCCCATCCCGAGGCCGAGGTGCCGCAGCGCGCCAGCGCCGAGACCGATGCCAACCTCGTCGCCACCGGCATGGCCGGTGCGCTGGAGCAACTGGAGGAATTGGGCCTGACCGCCTCCGGTCCGGCGCTGCCTGCGCCCGGGGAGGCTTAA
- a CDS encoding agmatine deiminase family protein, producing the protein MTTPNAPTPADQGFRMPGEWARHSGCWMAWPCRPETWPEGGFDAACEAYAEVAQAISRFEPVTMVCDPADVAEASLACGAGIQILPLPISDSWIRDTGPSFVTNGSGGLAGIHWGFNAWGGNYDGSEKDQKVGRLILDHLKLSCFTAPLVMEGGSFHVDGEGTLITTEQCLLNPNRNPGLGRDEIERQLKDHLGIETVIWLGEGYQDDETDGHIDEIALFVRPGVVMAITTDDPGDANFKAFQDNLDRLKRARDARGRALEVIPIQQPARRDFNGVRLTLSYTNLYIANGGIVMPAFEDPADDEAFRVVRKAFPDREVMQIAAMDIVRGGGGIHCITQQQPLA; encoded by the coding sequence ATGACGACACCGAACGCCCCGACTCCGGCGGACCAGGGTTTCCGCATGCCCGGCGAATGGGCCCGCCACAGCGGTTGCTGGATGGCGTGGCCATGCCGGCCCGAGACTTGGCCGGAGGGTGGTTTCGACGCCGCGTGCGAGGCCTATGCCGAGGTCGCGCAGGCCATCTCCCGGTTCGAACCGGTGACGATGGTGTGCGACCCGGCGGACGTGGCGGAAGCGTCGCTGGCCTGCGGCGCCGGCATCCAGATCCTGCCCCTGCCGATCAGCGATTCCTGGATCAGGGACACCGGCCCCAGCTTCGTCACCAACGGTTCCGGCGGGCTGGCCGGCATCCATTGGGGCTTCAACGCCTGGGGCGGCAATTACGACGGCAGCGAGAAGGACCAGAAGGTCGGCCGCCTGATCCTCGACCATTTGAAGTTGTCCTGCTTCACCGCGCCGCTGGTGATGGAGGGCGGCTCCTTCCATGTCGACGGGGAAGGAACGCTGATCACCACCGAGCAGTGCCTCTTGAACCCGAACCGCAATCCCGGCCTGGGCCGCGACGAGATCGAACGGCAGCTCAAGGATCATCTCGGGATCGAAACGGTCATCTGGCTGGGCGAGGGCTATCAGGACGACGAGACCGACGGCCACATCGACGAGATCGCGCTGTTCGTGCGGCCGGGCGTGGTGATGGCGATCACCACCGACGATCCCGGCGATGCCAATTTCAAGGCGTTCCAGGACAATCTCGACCGGCTGAAGCGCGCCCGCGACGCCAGGGGCCGGGCGCTGGAGGTCATCCCGATCCAGCAGCCCGCCCGCCGCGACTTCAACGGCGTGCGCCTGACCCTGTCCTACACCAACCTCTACATCGCCAACGGCGGCATCGTCATGCCGGCCTTCGAGGATCCGGCTGACGACGAGGCCTTCCGCGTCGTCCGCAAGGCCTTCCCCGACCGCGAGGTGATGCAGATCGCGGCAATGGACATCGTCCGCGGCGGCGGCGGCATCCACTGCATTACACAACAGCAGCCGCTTGCTTGA
- a CDS encoding ABC transporter permease subunit, protein MRRIGFLSWALWFGYAFLYVPIALLIVYSFNESRLVTVWSGFSTKWYGELIHNDTLLDAALLSFRVAAVSATLSVVLGTCAGLALTRFGRFRGRTLFGGMITAPLVMPEVITGLSLLLLFVAMEQWLGWPDGRGVTTITIAHTTFTMSYVAVVIQSRLAGMDGSLEEAAMDLGARPAKVFFVITLPLIAPALVAGWLLAFTLSLDDVVVASFVSGPGSTTLPMVIFSSVKFGISPQINALATLMVLVVATGIFVASLVIARQERQRKRDEQMAIQNG, encoded by the coding sequence ATGAGACGGATCGGGTTCCTGTCCTGGGCGCTGTGGTTCGGCTATGCCTTCCTCTACGTCCCGATCGCCCTGCTGATCGTCTACAGCTTCAACGAGTCGCGTCTGGTGACGGTGTGGAGCGGCTTTTCGACCAAATGGTACGGCGAGCTGATCCACAACGACACCCTGCTCGACGCGGCGCTGCTGTCCTTCCGGGTGGCAGCGGTGTCGGCGACGCTGTCGGTGGTGCTCGGCACCTGCGCCGGGCTGGCGCTGACGCGCTTCGGCCGGTTCCGCGGGCGCACCCTGTTCGGCGGCATGATCACCGCGCCGCTGGTCATGCCCGAGGTCATCACCGGCCTGTCGCTGCTGCTGCTGTTCGTGGCGATGGAACAATGGCTGGGCTGGCCCGACGGGCGCGGCGTCACCACCATCACCATCGCCCACACCACCTTCACCATGTCCTATGTCGCAGTGGTCATCCAATCCAGGCTGGCCGGCATGGACGGCAGCCTGGAGGAGGCGGCGATGGATCTGGGCGCCCGTCCGGCCAAGGTCTTCTTCGTCATCACCCTGCCGCTGATCGCCCCGGCGCTGGTCGCCGGCTGGCTGCTGGCCTTCACCCTGTCGCTGGACGACGTGGTGGTCGCCAGCTTCGTCTCCGGTCCCGGATCGACGACGCTGCCGATGGTGATCTTCTCCAGCGTGAAGTTCGGCATCAGCCCGCAGATCAACGCGTTGGCGACCCTGATGGTGCTGGTGGTGGCGACCGGCATCTTCGTCGCCAGCCTCGTCATTGCAAGGCAGGAGCGCCAGCGCAAACGCGACGAGCAGATGGCGATCCAGAACGGTTGA
- a CDS encoding Hsp20/alpha crystallin family protein, with protein MADTIMTDQKKPDVQSAAPPTAPSALPTPAPTQDAAKALAERNRHPFLALRGEFDRLFDEASSMFRQPWALWSRRPAFDLEPLLRSEDRMDAILPATQVDETEAEYRVTLEMPGMEEKDVEVALQDDILTIRAEKKEEKEEKDKNRYVSERRYGMCVRSFQLPATVDPEAIAASLKHGVLTVTLPKTAPGVPSSRKIAITQG; from the coding sequence ATGGCCGATACCATCATGACCGATCAGAAGAAACCGGACGTCCAGTCCGCCGCGCCGCCCACCGCACCGTCCGCCCTGCCCACACCCGCCCCCACGCAGGACGCGGCCAAGGCATTGGCCGAGCGCAACCGCCATCCCTTCCTGGCCTTGCGCGGCGAATTCGACCGCCTGTTCGACGAGGCGTCGTCGATGTTCCGGCAGCCCTGGGCGCTCTGGAGCCGCCGTCCCGCCTTCGATCTGGAACCGCTGCTGCGCAGCGAAGACCGCATGGACGCCATCCTTCCCGCCACCCAGGTCGACGAGACCGAGGCGGAGTACCGCGTGACCCTGGAGATGCCGGGCATGGAGGAGAAGGACGTCGAGGTCGCCCTGCAGGACGACATCCTGACCATCCGCGCCGAGAAGAAGGAGGAAAAGGAGGAGAAGGACAAGAACCGCTACGTCTCCGAACGCCGTTACGGCATGTGCGTGCGGTCCTTCCAGCTGCCGGCGACTGTCGATCCGGAGGCGATCGCCGCCAGCCTGAAGCACGGCGTCCTGACCGTGACCCTGCCGAAGACCGCGCCCGGCGTGCCGTCGAGCCGCAAGATCGCGATCACGCAGGGTTGA
- a CDS encoding ABC transporter permease subunit, which produces MNAVVSILVSGLSRIGLWGRGVVVAIPYLWLLLFFLVPFLIVFGISFSESIIAQPPYSSLVDWLTDEDAGTSKLQILLNIGNYFRLGGDDLYILAYLNSLRIAAVTTLLCLAIGYPMAYAIARADPARRGPLMMLVILPFWTSFLIRIYAWIGILKGNGVISNLLEWTGITSGPVEILYSDWAVYIGMTYCYLPFMVLPLYSTLEKMDPSLLEAAADLGSRPFKSFLAITLPLSLPGIVAGSLLVFIPAVGEFVTPELLGGPDTLMIGRVLWNEFFANRDWPVASAVAIALLLVLVVPIMIFQHVQGKQAEAGR; this is translated from the coding sequence ATGAACGCGGTCGTCTCCATCCTGGTTTCCGGGCTCAGCCGGATCGGGCTGTGGGGCCGCGGCGTGGTCGTCGCCATCCCCTATCTGTGGCTGCTGCTGTTCTTCCTGGTGCCTTTCCTGATCGTCTTCGGCATCAGCTTCTCCGAATCGATCATCGCCCAGCCGCCCTATTCGTCGCTGGTCGACTGGCTGACCGACGAGGACGCCGGCACATCGAAGCTGCAGATCCTGCTGAACATCGGCAATTACTTCCGGCTGGGCGGCGACGACCTCTATATCCTCGCCTACCTGAACTCGCTGCGGATCGCGGCGGTCACCACGCTGCTGTGCCTGGCGATCGGCTATCCCATGGCCTACGCCATCGCCAGGGCCGACCCGGCGCGGCGCGGGCCGCTGATGATGCTGGTGATCCTGCCCTTCTGGACCAGCTTCCTGATCCGCATCTATGCCTGGATCGGCATCCTCAAGGGCAACGGCGTCATCAGCAACCTGCTGGAATGGACCGGCATCACCAGCGGCCCGGTGGAGATCCTCTATTCCGACTGGGCGGTCTATATCGGCATGACCTACTGCTACCTGCCCTTCATGGTGCTGCCGCTCTACTCCACGCTGGAGAAGATGGATCCCAGCCTGCTGGAGGCGGCGGCCGACCTCGGCTCGCGGCCCTTCAAGTCCTTCCTGGCGATCACGCTGCCGCTGTCGCTGCCCGGCATCGTCGCCGGCTCGCTGCTGGTCTTCATCCCGGCGGTCGGCGAGTTCGTGACGCCGGAACTGCTGGGCGGCCCCGACACGCTGATGATCGGCCGCGTGCTGTGGAACGAGTTCTTCGCCAACCGCGACTGGCCGGTCGCCTCGGCGGTCGCCATCGCGCTGCTGCTGGTGCTGGTGGTGCCGATCATGATCTTCCAGCATGTCCAGGGCAAACAGGCGGAGGCCGGCCGATGA
- a CDS encoding diguanylate cyclase, which translates to MMLQEQKLKDWIARLSENGEYASHPLMEEFRALAADHLKLMRQLTKIAKISDRIQTDTRQMTHALHAASQTDPLTELPNRRHMIERLDAELCRIGRSGGGFALIMLDIDHFKQVNDAFGHIAGDHVLVEIAGLLRRNLRGHDLCARWGGEEFLVLLPDADRTQAETVAEKLRGIVARQPIVHRGHGIAITLSLGVAAHRPGGTTDACIQAADDALYVAKRAGRNRWATAA; encoded by the coding sequence ATGATGCTTCAGGAACAGAAGCTCAAGGACTGGATCGCGCGCCTGTCGGAGAACGGGGAGTACGCCTCCCATCCCCTGATGGAGGAATTCCGCGCCCTGGCCGCCGACCATCTCAAGCTGATGCGACAATTGACCAAGATCGCCAAGATCAGCGACCGCATCCAGACCGACACCCGCCAGATGACGCACGCGCTGCACGCCGCGTCGCAGACCGATCCGCTGACCGAGCTGCCCAACCGCCGCCACATGATCGAACGGCTGGACGCGGAACTGTGCCGCATCGGGCGCAGCGGCGGCGGCTTCGCCCTGATCATGCTCGACATCGACCATTTCAAGCAGGTCAACGACGCCTTCGGCCACATCGCCGGCGACCATGTGCTGGTGGAGATCGCCGGCCTGCTGCGCCGGAACCTGCGCGGCCATGATCTGTGCGCCCGCTGGGGCGGCGAGGAGTTCCTGGTCCTGCTGCCCGACGCCGACCGGACCCAGGCGGAAACGGTGGCGGAGAAGCTGCGCGGCATCGTCGCCCGCCAGCCGATCGTCCATCGCGGGCACGGCATCGCCATCACGCTCAGCCTCGGCGTCGCGGCCCATCGCCCGGGCGGGACGACGGATGCCTGCATCCAGGCGGCCGACGACGCGCTGTATGTCGCCAAGCGCGCCGGCCGCAACCGGTGGGCGACGGCGGCCTGA
- a CDS encoding trypsin-like peptidase domain-containing protein: protein MKGAAVGIVLAALSLIPGGCAGTAPSFPLAAFPSAALPSLAPMLETVLPGVVGITVDGRLSDDEMAVLADPGLRRSLGLPRRVRPEEREFRSSGSGVVVDAARGIVVTAGHIVHDAERIGIALNDGRRLAARLAAVDPGRDVAVLRVEAAGLTAVPVGDSDRLRVGDYVVAVGNPFGLAQAATLGIVSAIAPAETAAEAGAGNGPAQNGPGWRAGYIQTDAAINPGNSGGALVDVAGRLVGINSVIVGPAGTSVGIGFAIPVRTVMEVAGPLSGPALNPD, encoded by the coding sequence ATGAAGGGTGCGGCGGTGGGCATCGTCCTGGCGGCCCTGTCGCTGATCCCGGGTGGCTGCGCCGGCACCGCTCCTTCCTTTCCATTGGCGGCCTTCCCCTCGGCCGCCTTGCCCTCGCTGGCGCCGATGCTGGAGACGGTGCTGCCCGGCGTCGTCGGCATCACCGTGGACGGGCGGCTGTCGGATGACGAGATGGCGGTCCTGGCCGACCCCGGCCTCCGCCGCAGCCTCGGCCTGCCGCGGCGGGTGCGGCCGGAGGAGCGGGAGTTCCGGTCCTCCGGTTCCGGCGTGGTCGTCGATGCGGCCCGCGGCATCGTCGTCACCGCCGGCCATATCGTCCATGACGCCGAGCGCATCGGGATCGCCTTGAACGACGGCCGCCGGCTCGCCGCCCGTCTGGCGGCGGTCGATCCGGGCCGCGACGTCGCCGTGCTGCGGGTCGAGGCCGCCGGGCTGACAGCGGTGCCGGTCGGCGACTCCGACAGGCTGCGGGTGGGCGACTATGTGGTGGCTGTCGGGAATCCCTTCGGGCTGGCGCAGGCGGCGACGTTGGGCATCGTCAGCGCGATCGCACCGGCGGAAACGGCGGCGGAAGCGGGGGCCGGAAACGGGCCGGCGCAGAATGGCCCCGGCTGGCGGGCCGGCTACATCCAGACCGACGCCGCGATCAACCCCGGCAATTCCGGCGGGGCGCTGGTGGATGTCGCCGGGCGCCTGGTCGGCATCAACAGCGTCATCGTCGGGCCGGCCGGCACCAGCGTCGGCATCGGCTTCGCGATTCCGGTCCGTACCGTGATGGAGGTCGCCGGCCCGTTGTCCGGTCCGGCGCTTAACCCAGATTAA
- the siaC gene encoding biofilm regulation phosphoprotein SiaC: MDSFRIEATSCSPLIDFDPAVGLLRIEGESYPENSFDFYAPVFVWLEDYLKEPAPAVVLDIGLSYLNTSSIKCMIDVLEMLDGAHQQGRTVSVRWHYDSDNDRALDMAEEFAEDVSLPFEILAH; encoded by the coding sequence ATGGACAGTTTTCGGATCGAGGCAACCTCCTGCTCACCCCTGATCGATTTCGATCCGGCGGTCGGGCTTCTGCGCATCGAGGGGGAATCCTACCCGGAGAACTCCTTCGACTTCTATGCGCCGGTGTTCGTCTGGCTGGAGGATTACCTGAAGGAACCGGCGCCGGCGGTGGTGCTGGACATCGGGCTCAGTTACCTCAACACCAGCAGCATCAAATGCATGATCGACGTGCTGGAGATGCTGGACGGCGCCCACCAGCAGGGGCGGACGGTGTCGGTCCGCTGGCACTATGACAGCGACAACGACCGTGCGCTCGACATGGCGGAGGAGTTCGCGGAAGACGTGTCCCTGCCCTTCGAAATCCTGGCGCATTGA
- a CDS encoding sensor histidine kinase: MTMRSQEQELSQWLQRLADDPANAGNPLLAEFEKLAERHGKLLRQFRKIAKISDRLQTETKDMARQQRQFVLMVSHEFRTPLAIIDSASQMLELEPKLPVSVMSRLGKIRNAVQRMAHLIERCLTDDRLGTAAARPSSFDLTALLTAMAAEVGASSPGHRFMLLGFDRPVPIPGDRDLLSVVFSNLLENAVKYSPKGGAVRLELSVGDGQVTIQVADEGIGVNAADAARLFDKYFRASNAAGTTGAGLGLHLARSIVDTHGGGIAVTSEPGRGSAFTVRLPTVRRVAAVPPAKGPSP, encoded by the coding sequence ATGACGATGCGCTCGCAGGAACAGGAGCTTTCTCAGTGGCTTCAACGGCTGGCCGATGACCCGGCCAATGCCGGCAACCCCCTGCTGGCCGAATTCGAGAAGCTGGCGGAGCGGCATGGCAAGCTGCTGCGCCAGTTCCGCAAGATCGCCAAGATCAGCGACCGCCTGCAGACCGAAACCAAGGACATGGCCCGCCAGCAGCGCCAGTTCGTGCTGATGGTCAGCCACGAGTTCCGCACGCCGCTGGCGATCATCGACAGCGCCTCGCAGATGCTGGAGCTGGAACCGAAGCTGCCGGTCTCGGTCATGTCACGGCTCGGCAAGATCCGCAACGCCGTCCAGCGGATGGCGCATCTGATAGAACGCTGCCTGACCGACGACCGGCTGGGCACCGCGGCGGCGCGGCCATCGTCCTTCGACCTCACCGCGCTGCTGACCGCGATGGCGGCGGAGGTCGGCGCATCGTCCCCCGGCCACCGCTTCATGCTGCTGGGCTTCGACCGGCCGGTGCCGATCCCCGGCGACCGCGACCTTTTGTCCGTCGTCTTTTCCAACCTGCTCGAAAACGCGGTGAAATACTCCCCCAAGGGAGGGGCGGTCCGCCTCGAGCTGTCCGTCGGCGACGGGCAGGTCACGATCCAGGTGGCCGACGAGGGAATCGGCGTCAATGCGGCCGACGCGGCGCGGCTGTTCGACAAGTATTTCCGCGCATCCAACGCCGCCGGGACGACCGGGGCCGGGCTGGGGCTGCACCTCGCCCGTTCCATCGTCGACACCCACGGCGGCGGAATCGCGGTGACGAGCGAACCCGGCCGGGGGTCGGCCTTCACCGTCCGCCTGCCCACGGTTCGCCGTGTGGCGGCCGTCCCCCCGGCGAAGGGGCCGTCACCGTGA